The genomic region TATCGGGGGCGCATGGAGTAATCCAGCCAAAACAAGCGATCGCTACTATGTTCGATTATATGGATGCTGGTTTCACTACTTGGGATTTAGCAGATCATTACGGTCCTGCTGAAGACTTCATCGGTGAGTTTCGCCGTCAAGCGATCGCCACGCGGGGTAAAGAGGCATTATCTAATCTACAAGCATTTACCAAATGGGTTCCTAGACCAGCAAAGATGACGCGGCGAGTCGTCGAGCAAAATATCGATCGCTCCCTAGCTCGAATGGGAGTAGAGACGCTAGACTTGCTACAATTCCACTGGTGGGAATACAGAGATAAAAACTACATAGATGCATTAACTTATCTAGCAGAACTCCAGCAAGAAGGGAAAATCAGGCACTTAGCACTTACGAATTTTGACACGGAACGGTTAAAAATCATCTCAGAAGCAGGCATTAAGATTGTTTCCAACCAAGTACAATTTTCATTGGTCGATCGCCGCCCTTTAATGAAGATGATTCCGTTTTGTCAAGAGCATAATATTCAACTTCTAGCTTACGGTACGCTCTGCGGCGGATTGCTATCAGAGAAATACTTAGAACAACCAGAACCGCGAGGGACGGCGTTAAACACGGCTTCCCTGCGAAAATATAAAAACATGGTAGATGCATGGGGTGGTTGGAATCTGTTCCAAGAGCTTTTAGCTGTTTTAAAACAAAGAGCGGCTAAGCACGATGTCAGCATTGCTAATGTTGCAGTCCGTTACATTCTCGATCGCCCGACGGTAGCAGGGGCGATCGTTGGCACGCGGTTAGGGATATCGGAACACGTCGCAGATAATGCTAGGGTGTTTGCACTTACTTTAGATGCAGATGATACGGGTCAAATTGAAGCTGTATTGGCGCGATCGCGAGATCTGTTGCGGTTAATCGGCGATTGCGGCGACGAGTACCGACGTTAATTAGGGAGTGGGGAGTTGTAGGGGCGGGTTCACCGATAGACTTCGTGACTAACAGACATTTCAGATAAACCCGCCCCGTACAGAAGTAGAGGAGTAAAGCAATGACAGACGTACAAGCTGAGGTTTTGGCAGTCAATGAAAATTTTTACCGTGCTTTTGAGAAGAAAAATCTAGAAGCTATGAGTCAAGTTTGGTCGCAGGGAACTGCCAGCCACTGCATTCATCCTGGGCGTAACGCCTTGCGCGGTTGGAAGCAAATTCGCGACTCTTGGGAAGTCATTTTCAAAAATACCAAATATTTAGAAATTGAAGTCGAAATTATTAATACAGAAGTTCGCGATACGACTGCTTATATCGTGTTATTTGAGCGCGTGCTACAAGCTAGTAGTAACAAAACCATCAAGGCTGAATCAATCGCCACAAATATCTTCGAGAAGATGGCTGGCAAGTGGTATTTAATACACCATCATGGCAGTCCTTTAGTTAGATAGAGTTTCAGGTATTTATCCCAGCGCTTAGCAAACAAACGAAATACGTTTTTCAGTGTAAAATGCAATAATTCATACCAAGTTCAATAGGTAACTATCAGCAAAATTCCCGATCTACGAGCATGAGGTCAAATATTGCGATCGCCGCGATCGCTCAATAAATGTTTCAATATTGCAATTTCTAGTCGTAAATAATAGTTCCTGATATAGTAAATTTTTTATAAAGATTTAGGGTAACTGGAATTCAAGTCTGGACGCAGAGTTATTGTTGGATTAAATTGTGTATATACCTCAAATGGAAAGTAGTTTGAGAAACGAAATACCTGGGGAAGACTAGATCGAGTGAAAACATCCAATCGTCAAATAGGTGTTTCGTTTCTTTTAGTTATTGATACAAATTAATAGTTACTGGTCATTAACCGTTTGCAATAAGTAGCGTGCGGGGAGAACTCGGAATTCGGAATTCATTGCGACTGCCAGCATAGCAACTTGCGACTTGGTAATTGCTCCTCAACCCAAAATAGAACTCTATACTGGGAGAAGGAATGGCAATCGAGGGTAGTATATGATTCCAAATCCTGCGATCGTGCAAGCTGTGGAACAATTGGGTTATCGCGTCACGGTGGGAGACGTAGCAGCTCAGATCGGGTTAGATGTCGGTCAAGCTCAACAAGGATTACTTGCTCTAGCTAGTGATGTCGGCGGACACATACAGGTAGCTAACTCTGGTGAGATCGCCTACCAGTTTCCGCAGAATTTGCGGGGAGTTTTACGCAACAAATACTGGCGGTTGCGTTTGCAAGAGTGGTGGCAAAAAATTTGGAAAGTCCTGTTTTACCTGATTCGGATTTCTTTTGGCATTGTTTTGCTCGTTTCAATCGTGCTAGTCTTCCTGACGATCGCAATTATTGTTACAGCGACAAATCGGGATGGAGACGATCGCGGCGATCGTGGCGGTGGTGGGTTCTACATGCCTTACTTTTGGATCGGTCCCGATTGGTTTTGGGTATTCTATCCAGATTACGACACCCGCTATCGACAACGGAGACAGGAAACCAGCAACTTGAATTTTTTAGAGGCGATATTCTCGTTTCTCTTTGGTGATGGTAATCCCAATATCGATCTAGAAGATAAACGCTTCTCGCTTATTGCCGCTACAATCCGCAACAATCGAGGTGCGGTAACGGCAGAACAAATCGCTCCCTACCTAGACGACTTAGGCGAGGGATATGCCCAAGAGTACGAAGATTATATGCTGCCCGTACTAACCCGATTTAACGGTCAACCACTGGTTAGTCCAGAAGGACATCTCGTTTACCATTTTCCAGAGTTGCAAGTTAGCGCCACTCAGCGACAATCTCGACGTGTACCAGCATTTTTGCAAGAGTTACCCTATCGTTTCAGTGCAGCTAGCTCTGGGCAAATTATGCTCGGTATTGGCTTGGGCGCGTTGAATTTTGTTGGGTTGCTAGTATTGGGTAATCTACTCGCAGATGGGTTAGCAGCAGCTCAGCTCGGTGGACTGGTTGCCTTCGTGCAGGGAGTTTATGGGTTGCTACTTGCATACGGCGTAGGTTTTTTGCTTCTACCTCTGGTAAGATATTTTTGGGTGCAATGGCGCAATCGTAAAATTAGCGATCGGAATCAGAGACGGCAAGCAAGAGCAAATCTGCTAGCTAGCTCCGATTTAGTCTTACAGCAAAAAATTGCTTATGCAAGTCAGTTTGCCGCTCAATCTACGATTACTAAAGACGATGTAGTCTACTCGACTGATAGCGATTTATTAGAACAAGAAAGCCAAAATTCGGCGCAAATCGATGCTGATTGGCAACGTCGTTTATCTGGCTCTCCCTAGCTCCGATTTCATGCCATCTATAGCTATCAATTTATGGATGAACACTCTTTTGCGAAAAATTTTTATCATAAAATAATAATCGATGTATAAGAATTGCAGATAAGGTATTTACAACAACATTATTCAAGGTAGTATTGAATACGACATCTATCTATTAAATTTTGTCATAAAGTTATAGCGCGCTCATGTCACTTCCTGAGTCCACAGAATCTAGTGTCAAATTACAGCAATATTGGCTGTTACTCAAACGACATTACTTACCACTATCAATCGTGTTTGGAGTAGTTGTCGCACTGACAGGTATAAGCCTAGCATTGCAAAAGCCAATATATGAAGCAGAAGGAAAGTTACTATTTAGAAAAAATAGCCCTAGTTCTTCCTATTTACCTGAAGTGAGTAAGGGTATAGGTGAATTGCAGCCATTACAAGAGCAAAATAATCCTGTAGATACAGAAGCGGAAATTATCCGTTCTCTGCCTATTATAAAAAAAACGATTACGCGGTTGGAGTTGAAGGATGAATCGGGTAAAACTCTTAAACCCGAACAATTTCTCAAAAAACTAGACGTGACAGACGTGAAAAAAACGGACGTGTTGCAAATTGTTTATAGGGATGCAGATCCAAACAAAGCTGCAACAGTAGTCAATACTTTAATGGGTATTTATTTAGAAAATAACTTACTTGCTAATCGCTCTGAAGCCGTTTCTGCGAGAGAGTTTGTGCAAAAACAGTTGCCTAGGGCAGAAACGAGTTTGCGTCAAAGCGAGTCAGAGTTACGTCAATTTCAAGAACAGAATAAAGTTGTCGATCTAAATGAAGAAAAAAGAGCGGCAGTAGCAATTATTGCCGATATGCAACGCCAAGCTGCGAATGCTAATGCTGGTTTGGCAGATGCAAAAGCTCAATCTGAACTGCTGAAACAGCA from Chroococcidiopsis sp. SAG 2025 harbors:
- a CDS encoding aldo/keto reductase, whose translation is MQLPESSRWQFTPDLNICRVLNGMWQVSGAHGVIQPKQAIATMFDYMDAGFTTWDLADHYGPAEDFIGEFRRQAIATRGKEALSNLQAFTKWVPRPAKMTRRVVEQNIDRSLARMGVETLDLLQFHWWEYRDKNYIDALTYLAELQQEGKIRHLALTNFDTERLKIISEAGIKIVSNQVQFSLVDRRPLMKMIPFCQEHNIQLLAYGTLCGGLLSEKYLEQPEPRGTALNTASLRKYKNMVDAWGGWNLFQELLAVLKQRAAKHDVSIANVAVRYILDRPTVAGAIVGTRLGISEHVADNARVFALTLDADDTGQIEAVLARSRDLLRLIGDCGDEYRR
- a CDS encoding nuclear transport factor 2 family protein, producing MTDVQAEVLAVNENFYRAFEKKNLEAMSQVWSQGTASHCIHPGRNALRGWKQIRDSWEVIFKNTKYLEIEVEIINTEVRDTTAYIVLFERVLQASSNKTIKAESIATNIFEKMAGKWYLIHHHGSPLVR